The sequence below is a genomic window from Pygocentrus nattereri isolate fPygNat1 chromosome 16, fPygNat1.pri, whole genome shotgun sequence.
agttgcaaataaatcttaaagcGAAACTTTGCTTGTAGAAAGTtgtttcagagccactcggttgtACCTGATGAAAATTGttcaccttcagtgttttgtgcttatgatcattttaatagacagtgAGTTTAAGGTAGGTAACTGACAACTTGGCTTATGTCTGTTCTTTTTGTATAATAACTTAATGTTaaaactgctgtttctcttttagAGTGAACTCCCAGAAGCTGAGCAAGATAACGGTGGATCCACAGAGTCTGTCAAAGAGCAAGAAATGAAGTGGTCCGATTTGGCTCTTCAAAGTTTGCATGAAAATACTCCAAGTACTGGGACATAGcagattaaatgtgttttcatgaTTAATTTGCTTGCAagttatgtttatgtatgtgatGCCTGATCTAGACTTTAGTTGTTTGGATAAACCTTCAGACGTGCAAATGAACAAGCACATTATTGCCTGTACAATTCTGTACTCAGAGCGAGAGACGACTACGACAGTGTCTCACTTCAGCTGCCATCTAAAGCAAATAATGCAGTTTCTGTAATGACATAACTGTGTGTTGGACTTGAGGCTTACTTGTGTAGATGTATTTGTTATTAGGAGGTAAAGTTTTCATTGAAATTACATGTACACTAAAGGCAATGGCTGATGTGAGGTTGCtgatgcactgagaaatccagACTTATTGGTAAAAACAGCACTAATATTAAAACGTTATAGTTTGAGAGACTTTTGAAGCATTGTTCAAGTCTGTATGCATGTGGAAAACAAGTTATGAGGAACAGGGGTGTAGATTCCTAGTTCATAACAAAACGCATTCGTTGCAATCATCATTCATAACTGGATCAGCTGTATCTCTCCATAGATGATGTACTAGACAAGTCTATATACAGAAATCAATCAGGTTCTTAAAAGTAATGGAGAGTACCGTTCTGGGTAGAAACACTGACACTCAGAAAACAAATCACCCAGTTCCTCTGGCTAGACTgaggtttatttgtatttgtaaaggTAACATTGAAATGATCCAAATGTAAAACACATagcataaatatatatttaaccaGTGAATAATTTTGATCATATTATTCATCAATAGGACTCAACATGTTTAATACTTGAACTTACAAAAAGGTGTTTTCACCTTTAGCACACAACTAGGTGGCTCTGAGACACATTGGTAAGGATTGGGGGAAATTTACTTAAGTATGTCCTTTTGTGAGACAAAATCTGAGCCCATCAAACTTCAAGGGGCTGCTCTGCACAGCAACTAAAGGCCAAATTCAATCAAGACTAAGCCTGATTAATAAACTTCAGGATTCGTGGATAATGTGAACAAATACTGTATGTTTAAAACAGTGTCATTAAGGTGTGcaggcattttttttcttagggTGAACATATTTTGGTTAGCAAAAAAAAGAGTGACACTGGGTTCAGGAGGACAgtcaacatgtaaacaaagtcaaatcCCATATATTTCAAGGAATTCAGAAATCCAAGcaagatgaaaaaagaaaaacacccaTGGCCACACTGTTTTCCTGAATGGCTATCAAAGACAGGAATGTTCAGATGGAATATTTTGTGTCTTGAAGTGCTAAACACTACTGTGATTATCACTTACCAAGTGGCAGGAACAGTTCACTGACGGATCTAGGACGCTTGACTGAAAAAGGCcattacatttcacattttacctCCAGGGGGCATGCTGGAGTGGAAGATTCAAACACAATCAGATAGGATTTCAGATTGGTCCCATAACATACTGTACatatgcttttattttactttttttttttttttaaaactagacCATTCTTTTCACAGTCTTAcaaaatccccccccccccccaaaaaaaaaacaaaaaaaaaacaaaacaaggcaTGTTAATGTCAATCACAAAAGtgtgcataaaaatgaaaactattCAGTAAGACTTTTGGAGAGACACAGGAGGCAGGGCAATACTACTTATAAATCATTGACATGTAAtaggtcattttttattttaccaatTATCCTGACGCTATTGCAGTGAATTACAGATATAAACATACGGTTATTCAGAATAAGCTTCATCTACACAACAATTTGAACAAAACCGAAACGTGCAACTGATGTGGCAAACAATATGAACAGGCCCCCCTCATCATGAACCAgtttttaacagttttatttGCGGATTTATCTTTGGGAAATTTAACTTTCCGGTCCTTATGCAGACCATGCGCTCAGAGTAAGAATGCTGGAATCTGGGATCAGCTTGTGCCTTTTACATAGCACTGAACAGGATTACATGGACTGGCAGGGTTCTTACTCTGAATAAGGCTCCTGATACAATACTTGGAAAAATCATTCCGGTAGAGTGGTTCCTAATGAAAGAATATCAAATTCTGgtgtaaaatgtgtttacattaaacatatttgctggaaaaaattaaatataagtcATTAAGGTGCTGGTTTAAAAGTTCTCTGACTAAAGCGTTAAAACTGCGAAACCCAATCACTAGTACTCAGTCAGTATCACGTTTCCCTTGCCAAGTTCTcaagtggggggaaaaaaaacagactcaACAGTTTCCTCTGCTGATTCATGCTGGCACTCTCAAGCTCAGTCATTAACCAACACAGCTGCAGGAATGCTTCCTCAGTTACAAGTCTCATTCATTTTTTGGTCCTTCTGAAGACAGAATATCCTCACCAAACACAGCTCATTAAAATCTAGCATGTTGAATTCGGTTCATagcaaaaatacactgtataatAGTAATGGCACAGTTGGAGAACAAAAGATGAAATTGCACATTTTGGGCCCCCAACCCAAAGGCAGAGAAGTACAGGTTAACGTACCACCTAGTTGTGTACACTGAAAGTAGTGGGGGGGTATGATGTTAACACAGATGTTCTCCTCCACTGTTACTGTAACATTCAAAAGTACACAATGGATATCAAGGTACACAGAACTGTTCTGTAAGAGATAGATTACATGCATTTCTAAAATGCAAACCTTTATCCCCCCAATTATGCCCAACCCCAAGCAATTCTAATATaacaaaacagaacataaaAAATTCCCTTATAACCAGTAGTATTTTGTCAGATATACATTACCTTTCTGGTTCAGGTGCATGTACCATTTGTCAATCACATACAGTATTCACAGTCTGACTGCCACGTTTCTTAATATCACAATGTGGCTTTGTACACTACTGAATCATGGTACATTCAGTTCCATAAAAAGTCCTTTACATATTgttaacacaataaaaaaaattgaaatttaATGGATACAGTCATGAGACAGTCCACTGTCCTGCAGAGGCTGAACTTTAATTCAGAAACTGAAGAAATCAACATCCAAACCCTTTAGCCTGTTAAACATCTGCTCATTCTGCATTAACCTCTGCTTCGGGCCTCTGCATGGCAAGCTCAGCTTGAATAAAAGCACCCTGTCCCAAGGCAGTGGAATATGCTCGATTACTGTGGGAGGCAGAGTACCCAGGGGTGTGGTAGGAGCTTGAGCCTCCTCGGTTTAGCATGGAGGATTGTGAATGAGGTACTGGATGATAATCATCCAGATTATCATAGTGGGACTGCAGAGTTTGTCTTTGTCCGTGAGGTTGGTGAGAATAGGATCCAGCATGGTCTTGGTCCAAGCTATCCTGTACATGAGACGGAGGGTTTGACTGGTTGTAGTGTGGCCGTTCTCTAACACTATGCGATCTCTCTGGCTTTGGAGGAGGAACTGGCTTCACAGGAGCTGCCTGCTGGTCATCTTCACTGTTGCCACTAGTGGTTTTGACCCTGCCTATGTGCCGATCTGGATCTGGATGATCATATCGAGGCTGGAAACTTCTGTCTGGGTGCTCCTGCCAGTGTTTATTGGTTAGCTGCTTGTCTCCTGTTTCAAACTTTGACTCAAGATGTCCACTTTCTGACAGATGCAGGCTCCGTGGGGGAGGCTGTGAATGATGCAAATGGTTAGACGGATATGTTCTGGAGCTACTTTGCTTTGAGGCAGCAACTTTGTCTCCTATTCCATTTCCCTggctgtgtttctctgtttccaTATACATCAGAATGTCTGGATCTGACATCAAGTGTCTGGAGATGTGCTGCGACCCAGGAGTTACATTATATCTCCCATCCTTTCCTTCAGCAGCCACCAACACAGTTTTACCAGGATCTGATTTACTGCGCAAGTGTAGCACTTCTATTCCTCCGATGTCTCCTGGCATGTAAGGCCCCACATTGTCATACTGAGACATGACTGGCCCTTTCACCTTCTGCCTGGCTCGACTTTCTCTGCGAATAGAATGCATGCGAAGCctctctgcctcctctgggTCCCAAGTGAAGTAAACAGCTCCCTTTGAGCCATGGTAAGGAGGCATGTCTCTGCTTACAAAGCTATGCTCTTTCACAGGAATGACATACCGTGACAGGTACTGATAGCCTCCTGATTTGCCACTTGCCCTGCTGTGGTGCACGGCAGCATCGCGGCTACTCAAAGAATGGATGTGGCGTAGTCGGATGGTACCATATGGATCCACATCATAAAAGGGAGCATTGAGAGGATGTGAGCCAGAGTAAGGGCTGTACCGGTACTGGACTCTTCCGTTCTCAAAATAAGGCTGCAGCTGTGTGACATGATATTCAGCTTGTGACGGCTGTTGGTAAGACTTGCAGTGGTAAACTGGGCGCTGATAGTAATAGAGCTCATCTTCTGGAGGAACCTCTGTTCTAGTTATTGGCACTGAACGAATGGCGGTGGGTGGCACATGTAGAGAGTGTACTCTGCGGATAGTTGGGTACCCAGCAACTCCATCTGCTGAGCTATAGCCATGGCGGTGCACTGATCCTGGGGTAATGTATTCACCTCTCATTGGTCCACGAGATTTGAAGGAGTGGTGGAAGGACCTTGGTCCAATCGTATTATAGCGGCCATCGCCATGGGCTCTGTAAGGAATCTGGGGCTCTGATTTAGATACGTAAGAGAGGTGTGGAGGCACACTCTCAGGACGATAATGGCACCCCATGGATGACGGCCCAGAAGGGGTAGCCCTCTGATGGTAGTAGGCCTCCCCAGTGGGCTCAAGTAAAGCTGTCTCTCCCTTAGAGCGGTAAACATAAGCTGACTGTTGAATGGAAGACTTGCGCTGTGATGGATGAGACTGTGGCAGAGTGTCATCCAATGGTCCAGGCACAGAGGCCTCTGCCAACATTGCATGATAGGTGGCTACACTGGCAGCCTCAGTTTTACAGAGAGCAGCTGTTGCTATTTTGCTTTCCATTGAGCGGACAGGTGGGATTGGTGGTGTGACTCCATGAGTGTGGTGATGAGGAACACTTTCCACTCGAGAATTCACAGGCTTTATTGCTTCCCAAGGCCTTTCTCCACATGGCTCCATGGgtgctgctggtgttggtgCAATCCGTGCATTGGGCTGAGACTTAGACTGTGTTTGAGGCTGACACTGAGAGTGAGGGTGTGGCTGAGGATAGGACTGAAAGTGCGTTTGAGGTTGACTTTGCATTTGACGCTGAGGTTGGAGAACAGCTACTGGTTGCTCAGGGGATTTTGTGGCTGGTGGTAGCAGGACACTTTCAGAGGTGTGAACctgaggaaaaataaacagtacattaTTTAGTGATTATTGTTATCCCTTTTcaactgtaactgtacaccttgtgtgtgtctctctctctctctctctctctctctctctctctctctcatatatatatagaaatataagaaaaaagtatttagtcagtcactgattgtgcaagttctcctacttagaaagacgatatatatagatatatatatatatcatgataAGTAACAAAAAGCTCACCTCAGAACTTTGTTGTAGTGTGACTCCAGACTCCTGTCTGTTGGTGGTTGGTGTGGTGGCACCAATGGTGGTGCTGCAGGTTGCAGTGCTGACTGGGGTATGGCCCACAGAAGGCTGGTGCCTCTCTGGACTTTTGTGTGTTGGGGGAAGTTGAACAGGTTCACTGGCAGGAAGAGCACTCTGGCTTGACACCACTGGAGTGGCAATATCCTCACTATTGCAAGGAGTGTTTGGTGACTTTGCACTGTCTACTATGGTGAAGGGCAGGCTTGTTGAGTGGATTAATGTTTGGGTGCAGGGAGGAAGTGAAGAAGAGTTAGCAGGGATCTGTGGCACATCCACAGCTTCCTCCTGGGATGTCTGTGTTTGGAGGGCGGGTGGGGGTGGCCAGTCAAGTGTTTCTAGAAACTCCTGTGGCCTGAGAGGTGAGATTGGTGTGGGAGGTCCAGAGGATCTCTTTTGCGAAAGAATAGTGGCCTGCTGAGCAGATTCAGCTAAGGCTAAAGCCAGCATGCGGGCAGCGTTCTTTGGTtggggaggaggagggagtaGGGACACAGAGCTTACTGGAGCAGCGCCCTTTGCTGAATCCAGAGCTACAGCTCCTGGGAAAGGACAAAACAGAGGGTTCTGAAGTTCAGGAGGATGTCGCTAATTGTCAAGAGCAGGAAAAAGAGGGAAATGTTAAGTGTGCACTAcctacaaagtttttttttctacatttagGACAGGCATGCATAGTGCTAAAGCTCAAAGCCTGGTAAACTAAACCTGAAAGTAAAACAGTTACTTTATTAACAAAATCCCATCAAATCATGacttgaaaattaaataaaatttcttttaaaaaaaattaagattatGCAAGGTGAGAGGCTAATATGAAACAGTTGTATACTTACCTGCTTGCTCTTTGGCACTGGCTGCCAGTGTTGGTTCCAGCGCTTCTTTCCCTAATGCCTCTTTGctctctctacactcacacaaagAAGATTTGGAGAGCAGCTCTAGCTGAATGGCTTCACTCAGAGGCAGATCAGTGGATTTTAAAGACAATGAATTAATTTTGGCAGGAGAATCTTGGGGAGATAAAGGAGAAGGTGGAGTTGGCTGGAGCACAGAGCTTTCTTGTCCTTTACAAGGTATGGAAACATCTATAGGTTGAGAGATACTTAAGGTTGCCAACATGGAAAACTTTTCACTGCTCTCAGGAGACTGAAACATAACTTTCTCAGCAGAGGTCAGCTGCTTAGCTGGACTGAGGTCAGGAGACTGATGAGGGCTGGTGACTTTTGCTCGGACAGGTGAAACTGGCTCTGAGTCACTGGCACTACCAGGACTTCTCTTCAGACTTGCAGCATCAATCTCAGGTGAAATGACAGAACTCTCTGCCAAAGGTAAACTGCATTGGAAAGACATGGGGTCAAAGTCTAGAGTGGCCATGCCAATGTCAGGAGGACTCAAATCCACATCATCAGCAGAGCGTGGTGGAGAGATAAGAGCTGGTACACAGATTGGGCCATCATCCCCATCACTGTCTCCATGGCCCAAGTTATCATAAGAATTACAGTGCTGTCTGCTGTCCAACAAGTCACCATTGAAGGATGTTGACAAGGCATCACTGCTGGAACGAGGTCTCCGGGGTCGATACATTTTAGATTCGCCTGGGTTTAAagcacatacataaacattagGACAGCCATGGACTTTgtcttttactgtttatttgtgtgtctTTAAATGATCCTTCATCAATTAGTTTAGTgtaatccatttttttttattgttgttgctcttgttgagaaaaataaaagtaagtaCTGTCTATGTTGAATAACTGAATGAATCAAGCGCTaatccaaaaaacaaacaaataaaaaaaaaaaaacattaaaaaactccaaagaacagagaaagaataGCCACAGACAGAAACTTTTCAATACAAGTAGAACATGTGGGTAAACCTACCTTCAACATTGTGTAGTGAGCTCAGAGACTCCTCACTTTTCGCTGATCGAAGTGTTCCAGTATCTCCTCTACCTCCTGCTAATGCCATGGCTTTGAGTTCATTAGGTTCACTTGGGTTGCGGTGCAGTTTGCGCTTAGACATAGAGGAAGACTTGCCAAGGTTAAAGAATGATCGC
It includes:
- the anapc13 gene encoding anaphase-promoting complex subunit 13; this translates as MDSEVQRDGRVLDLTDDAWREDRLPYEDVTIPLSELPEAEQDNGGSTESVKEQEMKWSDLALQSLHENTPSTGT